CAAGCGCTTTCCGCAGACTTTTTCCGCTCCGAAACCCTTACAAATCAAGGTGTTCCGAAAGCCTCAACCACCTCTCGGTGATCTCGAGAAGGGCGCGCATTATATCGAGCTCTTCTCGCTTGGCAAGCTCTTTTTTTAGAGCTTTTTTCAGGCTTGAAACCAGGCTAAACAGCGCTGACTTTCAACTCCTGAAGGGCTGCCGGAGCCCTGCGGTGTCGCCTTGGCGACCCCGTCGAAGTGGCGCGCATTATAGCGACCTCCCCGACCTTGGCAAGCTGTTTTTGAATTTCTTTTTCAGGAAAACCCTTTGAAAATCAACAACTTATCCTGCCAACCTCGCCGCCTCTGCAGCGGTGAGGGCGCGAACTATACGGGCCCCACCTGGGCTGCGCAAGCACTTTCATGACAAAACTGTAAAAAAGAATTTTCCAGTTCGATCTCACTCACAAAACCGATCAGACCGCCGCGTAAAAGAGGTGGTACTTCTTCTTGCCCAAGCGCACGATAAAGAAACGACCGTGCATTGCTTTGGATGGAGCAAACACTTCCGCGGGTACACCATTACTCTCCATACCAACAGCGGCGCCATTCACAAGAACCGCGTTGCGACCAAGTGCATCTTTCACCTGTTTTCCAGAGGGTGCCATGCCTGCATCGACCAACAGCTGGATCAAACTCTGCTCCACTGCGAACTCACCCGGCAATTCAGAACTGGGCAGGCCGTCGAGGCGCAATTGCTCCAGATCACTCTCGGACAGCTCTTCGATACCACCGGAAAACAGCGCCAGGGAAATGCGCTCTGCGGCAGCAAGCCCCTCCTCCCCATGAACCAGTCGGGTCACTTCTTTTGCCAGAATGCCCTGGGCTTCCGGACGACCAGCACGCTCGCCGTCCGCCTTTTCAATTTCGTCGATGGCATCAACACTCAGGAACGTGAAATAGCGCAGGAACTTGTATACGTCCGCATCGGCCGTGTTCAACCAGAACTGGTAGAAGGCATATGGCGATGTACGCTGCGGGTCGAGCCAGATAGTGCCGCTTTCCGTTTTACCGAATTTTGTGCCATCCGATTTCGTAACCAGGGGCAAGGTAAGACCAAACACCTTGCCGCGGTGCTGACGACGGGTCAGATCCACACCACCGGTGATATTCCCCCACTGATCCGAGCCGCCGATCTGCAGCGTGCAGTTGTGGCGACTGTATAGCTCAGAAAAATCCATCGACTGCAGCAGGATGTAGGCAAACTCGGTGAAGGATATGCCCTCACCTTCACGCTGGATCCGCTGTTTTACCGACTCTTTATTCACCATATTGTTGATGGAGAAGTGCTTGCCAATATCCCTAAGGAAATCGAGCACATTCAGATCTTTAGTCCAGTCGAGATTGTTGACGACCAGCGCGCCATTGTCGTTCGCCTCAAAATCCACGAAGGCACTGACCTGGTGCTTGATCTTCTCCACCCAGCCGGCCACTACGTCAGGCGTATTCAGGGAGCGCTCCTGAGCCTTGAAGGAAGGGTCGCCAATCAGGCCGGTTGCGCCGCCAACCAGCGCAATAGGTTTGTGTCCTGCCGCCTGAAACCTCTTGAGTGTCAGCAGCGGGACTAAACTGCCTATGTGAAGGGAATCCGCAGTGGGATCAAAGCCGCAATAGAGTGTGCGACTCGCTTCTGCCAGATGCTGTTCCAGTTCGCCGTCGCCAGTGGCCTGATTGACCAACCCGCGGCGT
This is a stretch of genomic DNA from Microbulbifer bruguierae. It encodes these proteins:
- the tyrS gene encoding tyrosine--tRNA ligase; the encoded protein is MAGVDATLLEDLTRRGLVNQATGDGELEQHLAEASRTLYCGFDPTADSLHIGSLVPLLTLKRFQAAGHKPIALVGGATGLIGDPSFKAQERSLNTPDVVAGWVEKIKHQVSAFVDFEANDNGALVVNNLDWTKDLNVLDFLRDIGKHFSINNMVNKESVKQRIQREGEGISFTEFAYILLQSMDFSELYSRHNCTLQIGGSDQWGNITGGVDLTRRQHRGKVFGLTLPLVTKSDGTKFGKTESGTIWLDPQRTSPYAFYQFWLNTADADVYKFLRYFTFLSVDAIDEIEKADGERAGRPEAQGILAKEVTRLVHGEEGLAAAERISLALFSGGIEELSESDLEQLRLDGLPSSELPGEFAVEQSLIQLLVDAGMAPSGKQVKDALGRNAVLVNGAAVGMESNGVPAEVFAPSKAMHGRFFIVRLGKKKYHLFYAAV